In Ctenopharyngodon idella isolate HZGC_01 chromosome 20, HZGC01, whole genome shotgun sequence, the following proteins share a genomic window:
- the fam228a gene encoding protein FAM228A, with product MKLRPTSTMTHTKTADDKQHTLSLSSRKQLLEQLITEQQEVNAIAQPLLETEAVFIKNLDHYLSHRDTLELRKSKLLYKRWTQSVWLPIQRSIEQHFTHHGYSETQKMRSMHAHYINYCNAKGFVFLESYDPLEYNPFLHHFNTHYRKISTPKLEDPLSLQSRARIKEKTAILRCQTGHVYRRQQVEEILRSPPASQQSLKQSQAKLSRDTTSQRLWEDYSLFRSRSKGSINTAVAEGCCCHTKCWSSSG from the exons ATGAAGCTCCGACCAACCAGCACAATGACACATACAAAGACCGCAGATGACAAGCAACACACCCTCTCTCTCAGCTCCAGAAAACAACTACTG GAACAATTAATCACTGAACAGCAAGAAGTTAATGCCATTGCGCAGCCACTGCTGGAGACTGAGGCTGTATTCATAAAG AATCTGGATCACTACCTCTCTCACAGAGACACACTGGAATTGAGGAAAAGTAAACTGCTCTATAAGCGCTGGACACAGAGTGTGTGGCTGCCAATACAGCGGAGTATTGAGCAACACTTTACACACCATGGCTACAGTGAGACACAGAAGATGAGGAGCATGCATGCACACTACATCAACTACTGTAATGCTAAG GGTTTTGTGTTTCTAGAGAGTTACGATCCGCTAGAGTACAACCCTTTCCTGCACCATTTCAACACACATTATCGCAAA atttcCACCCCAAAATTGGAAGATCCTCTGTCTCTTCAGTCACGAGCCAGGATTAAGGAAAAGACGGCAATACTTCGCTGCCAAACAG GTCATGTCTATCGCCGTCAGCAGGTGGAGGAAATTCTCCGGAGTCCACCTGCTTCCCAACAGAGCCTTAAACAGTCACAGGCTAAACTCTCCAGAGATACTACCTCACAGAGACTTTGGGAGGACTACAGTCTGTTTAGATCAAG GAGTAAAGGCTCTATAAATACAGCTGTGGCAGAGGGATGCTGCTGCCACACTAAGTGCTGGTCCTCCAGTGGTTGA